GCACAAACACGCAGCCGCTGAACCAGTTGAGGTTGCGGTTTGCCTTGGGAGAAGTCAAAAGGTACTTTTTGACCGTTCCTGCCAAAAGAGCAATACTTCCGAAAACAATCATCGTCGCCACGATAAATTCGGCACCAAAGATGGCCATTTGCAGACTCGGATGGATTGGGCGATCCAAACGCACCGCAGGCGGAATAAGCGAAAGAATAAAGAGAATCACCTTCGGGTTCGTCATGTTCATGATGACCCCACGGAAGTAAAGCTTGCGAGCAGACGGAATGTTGTTGGATTCTGTCGCATCGCCCTCGATCTCCACGGTTCCGACTTTCACGCCAAAACTCTTGTACGCGAGGTACAACAAATACGCAGCACCAAGGCACTGGATCACGAAAAAAGCAGTCGGGCTTGCGGCAATCAGCGCCGAAACGCCAGCCACCAAAAGGCAAATTTGCAAAGCAATTCCAGTACAAAGCCCTAAAATAATGCAAAAACCAAGGCGCGCCCCATACGTAGCGCTTTGCGCAAGCACAAATAAATTATCAGGTCCCGGAGCGATACCGATTACAAGAGCAGCGATAAAGAATTCAAGCATATTAGTAGTTAATAGTTATTTCGCCCTTCGGGCTAGTTACTAGAATTTAGTTAATAGAGACAACAATATAAAAATTTCTAGTAACTAGTAACTTGAAACTTGGAACTGCACCGAAGGTGCAAATCACAACTTGCTCAAGAACTCGTCCACATCCATTTCGTTGAGGTCTTTTTGCAGGCTATCCAGGACATCGTCTGTAATACGAGTGTGATTTTGCTCACGTTCTTCAGCACGATTGTTCGAAACTTCCACGAGTTTCCTGAGGGTGTTCGCCACCTCGCCCACCGTACCATCCTGACGCATCACGACATCAAGGACTTTCGAAAGCCTCTGGCGTAACTTCGTAAATTCCTCGCGGTCAAGCTCCGAAACCTCCCCATGATAGCACATCAAGGGAGTCTGGCACCGAGCACATGGGAACACCATCATGTTCGAGAAGTCTCCGTCTATTTGGACCTTAAATTTCGTTCCGCAATGCGGGCATTCGATATCCATTTCACTCATATTCCAAAATCTAGAATTTTTTACAATTCCTAGCCAACACAACTACAATATTTTATTTTTACGCAGTCCATCTCGTTTTGTGAACCCGTTATACATTTTTTCTATATAAAAACCAAATAACATTTTTCGCCTAATAAGAAAGCTGAACTTTTCAGATTGCAAACCCAACATCAAAGCGAAGCGACCCCAAAGGGCGAAGCCCGAGCTCATACCACAAACCTAAAATATGCTCTGCCACTGGCTATATCAAACAACAAACATTGATCTTTTCGACGGCCGTTTGTTCCGTGCGGGTGCCGCCGCCATGCTTTCCATCATCTTGGTGCTATTCTTTATGCCCAAGTACATCCGTTTTTTGCAGAGATTGGACGCCACCAGCGACTTTGACAAAGACGGCAAGACAAAATCACCACCTATCATGGGCGGTCTCCTTCTCGTTATCGTTGTTGAAGTAGTTTCATTGCTCGTATGCCAAATGAACGGCTACACCATCTCGACACTCGTCATTCTAGCGCTGTTCAGCGCCGTGGGCGCTACCGACGACATGGCCAAAGTCCGCGCCAAGCGCCTTATCAACCAAGGAAAGCTCAAAGCCGCCGAATACATGGACAAGGCCGACGGCATTTCCAGCACCCTTCGACTGATCCTCTACTTTTTATTCAGTTTTGTCGTTGCCGTTTTCTGCTACAAGTTCATCCCCGAACTCAAGGGCGACCTCACCATTCCGTTCTGCCCGATCGATGTGTTCCAAATCCACCTCCCCAACTGGATTTTCGTGGCATTCATGACATTCGTTATCGCAGCATCTGCAAATGGAACGAACTTCACGGACGGTCTCGACAGTCTTGTTTCTGTGCCGATTCTTACCAGCATGTTCTTCGTTGGACTTGTAGCCTACGTGAGCGGAAACTTTATCTTTAGCCAGTACCTGAGCGTACCGTACCTCCCCGGCTGCGACGAACTTTTCCCGCTGGCGACCTCCATTGCAGGCGCGCTGCTCGCTTATCTGTGGTTCAACAGCCCTCCGGCCGAAATTTACATGGGTGACGCCGGCTCCGTCGGCTTTGGCGCTACTATCGGCATTATGTTCATTCTCGTGCAAGCAGGGCTTTTCCTCCCCATCGTTTGCATCATCATCATCGCCGAAGCATGCTCCGTGCTCATGCAAATTACTTGGTTCAAAATCACGAAAAAGACGACCGGCACCGGCAAGCGCATTTTCCTTTGCGCCCCGCTCCACCACCATTACCAAAAGAAATGGGATGGACGCTTCCCGAGCAAGCCGCTCATGAACTCCAAAATCGTGTGGCGCATGCACTTGGTGAGCATCTTCGCCCTCATCTTCAGCATGGTCGTGTTCTTTGGAATTAGGTAGTAGGAAGTAGACTGTGACTTAAGTGCTCGTCGAGCTTCGCTGCAGTTACTAATTATCAGTTAATAGTTACTTGAAAGTCCTGCAAAGCGGGGCTTTTTTACTTTGGGAACAATTCGATTTTTTAATCCTTCGTACTGCCTTCGTCGTATGCGGATTCAAAAAAATAATCCATCATAACAAGTCCGAGCAACATTCTATATTTCATCGCATGAATATCATCGAAACTTTGAACGCCGCAGGCCAGCAGGAATTGGCCCAACATTTGGAAACTTTGACGGGCGAAGCCCGCGCAAATTTGGAACGCGATATTTTAAGCCAGGATTGGCAAGAACTCAAGGCTTTGCATGCCGAAAAATCAGCCGCAAATTTGAGTGACAACGTTTCTGCGGACCTCACCCCGATGCCGTGGAAACTCGCTACCGACGACCTCCGTTACGATTTTTGGAAAGAGACCGGCGAGATTCTTTTAAGCAAGGGTAAAGTTGCCGCATTCCTCGTTGCAGGTGGTCAAGGTTCGCGCCTCGGTTTCGATGGTCCCAAAGGCATGTTCGACATCGGCCTTCCGAGCCACAAGAGTTTGTTCCAGTTGCAGGCGGAACGTTTGCGCAACTTGGGCGCCCGTGTGGGCCACGCCATTCCGTGGTGCATCATGACGAGCCCGCTCAATCACGAAGCGACCGTCAACTTTTTTGCAGAAAACAACTTCTTTGGTTTAAACCGCGAAGACATCCGATTCTTCCAGCAGGGAACGATTTGCGCCCTCACCGCTGACGGCAAGGCAGTCCGCGACGGCGAAGATCATTTGGCTCTCGTGCCCGATGGAAACGGCGGTTGCTTCCGCGCACTCGCCCAAAGCGGCACGCTCGCCTGGCTTGTAGAACGCGGCGTACAATACGTGTTCCTCTATAGCGTCGATAACGCTCTTTGCCGCATTTGCGACCCGGCATTCATTGGCGCCCTCGCCGAAAAAGGCACGATTCTCAGCGCCTCGAAGGTCGTGCACAAAGCAGGCCCGAACGAAAAAGTCGGCATTTTCGCCTTCCAGAACAAAAAGCCGGGCGTTGTCGAATACAGCGACCTTCCGGAAAACTTCCGTGACATGACGAACGCCGATGGCAGCCTCACGTTCGACGGTGGCAACATCGCGATTCACTTGTTCAAAATTAGCGGACTTCGCAAGTTGCAGACAAGCAAGCTCCCGTGGCACACCGCACGCAAAACCGTTTGCGGCATCGAAAAGTGCTTCAAGTTCGAACAATTCCTCTTTGACGCATTCCCGCAGTTGGGTTCCATGCTCCCGTTCGGCGTTGTGCGCGAAGAAGAATTCAGCCCGGTCAAGAATGCCGAAGGCAATGATTCTCCGAAGACCGCACGCACCATGATTGGCAAGCTCCACCGCGAATGGCTCCGCAAGGCACACGTGAAGATTGACGAGAAGAAGTTGTACGAAATCTCGCCGACAATCAGCTACGCTGGCGAAGGCCTCAAGCAGAGCGTTTTTGACCGCGAACTCGGCAGAAACATTCTGGAATTTGAAGAGGATTAGCGCCTTCGGCGCAGTAGACTGTAGGAAGTAGGCGGTAGGAAGTAGGATTTGTCATGCCCGCCACTGTGCGGGCATCTCCTTTTTATAGCGAATGCACAGAGCAAAAGTCATAACGTACAAATTCCTAATCAACATTCTGCTGCGTTTGCCGGATGCGTTTTACGCTGTTCTTTTCGCTGTTGTATTCCCGATTTACAAGGCGCTCCACAAGGAGCGTGCGTATGGGCGTGTGGAAAAGCACTTGGCCGCAGCAAAGGAATACGAGGCAAGAGAAAACAACGGCACCAACAAGATGCCGCGCGATATAAAAAGCCCGCACCCAAAAGCGCTTGCGACAATAAATGCGCGCGACACATTCCGTGGCATCTTTTGGAACGCACTAGAATCGTACCGCGGACTCGCCCGTTTCAAAAACGTTGAAAAACGAATCGAGTACGAAAACGAACACATCATCCGCAACGCCATCGCAGATTGCGCCAATCAAAACGCCCCCATTGCCGGCATTAGCATTCATCA
This region of Fibrobacter succinogenes genomic DNA includes:
- a CDS encoding LysE family translocator, whose protein sequence is MLEFFIAALVIGIAPGPDNLFVLAQSATYGARLGFCIILGLCTGIALQICLLVAGVSALIAASPTAFFVIQCLGAAYLLYLAYKSFGVKVGTVEIEGDATESNNIPSARKLYFRGVIMNMTNPKVILFILSLIPPAVRLDRPIHPSLQMAIFGAEFIVATMIVFGSIALLAGTVKKYLLTSPKANRNLNWFSGCVFVLLAIALFVI
- a CDS encoding phospho-N-acetylmuramoyl-pentapeptide-transferase, which gives rise to MFRAGAAAMLSIILVLFFMPKYIRFLQRLDATSDFDKDGKTKSPPIMGGLLLVIVVEVVSLLVCQMNGYTISTLVILALFSAVGATDDMAKVRAKRLINQGKLKAAEYMDKADGISSTLRLILYFLFSFVVAVFCYKFIPELKGDLTIPFCPIDVFQIHLPNWIFVAFMTFVIAASANGTNFTDGLDSLVSVPILTSMFFVGLVAYVSGNFIFSQYLSVPYLPGCDELFPLATSIAGALLAYLWFNSPPAEIYMGDAGSVGFGATIGIMFILVQAGLFLPIVCIIIIAEACSVLMQITWFKITKKTTGTGKRIFLCAPLHHHYQKKWDGRFPSKPLMNSKIVWRMHLVSIFALIFSMVVFFGIR
- a CDS encoding UTP--glucose-1-phosphate uridylyltransferase codes for the protein MNIIETLNAAGQQELAQHLETLTGEARANLERDILSQDWQELKALHAEKSAANLSDNVSADLTPMPWKLATDDLRYDFWKETGEILLSKGKVAAFLVAGGQGSRLGFDGPKGMFDIGLPSHKSLFQLQAERLRNLGARVGHAIPWCIMTSPLNHEATVNFFAENNFFGLNREDIRFFQQGTICALTADGKAVRDGEDHLALVPDGNGGCFRALAQSGTLAWLVERGVQYVFLYSVDNALCRICDPAFIGALAEKGTILSASKVVHKAGPNEKVGIFAFQNKKPGVVEYSDLPENFRDMTNADGSLTFDGGNIAIHLFKISGLRKLQTSKLPWHTARKTVCGIEKCFKFEQFLFDAFPQLGSMLPFGVVREEEFSPVKNAEGNDSPKTARTMIGKLHREWLRKAHVKIDEKKLYEISPTISYAGEGLKQSVFDRELGRNILEFEED